The Pedobacter roseus genome contains a region encoding:
- a CDS encoding FtsL-like putative cell division protein: MNRFREEIEEEEIGLEPELKAAPRRPKTAEEKMDSNSFISKLFNDGLVSKEAATDALPYLCFLALLGMVYIANSHFAVNNVRRIDKLNKEVKELRWEYKSLKADLMFKSKLTEVAKKVDTLGIKELIEPPKKIIVKSDEY, from the coding sequence ATGAACAGGTTTAGGGAAGAGATAGAGGAAGAAGAGATTGGGCTCGAACCAGAGCTGAAAGCTGCGCCCAGGCGGCCAAAAACTGCTGAAGAAAAAATGGATAGTAATTCATTTATCAGCAAGCTTTTTAATGATGGATTAGTAAGTAAAGAGGCGGCAACTGATGCTCTGCCTTATTTGTGTTTTTTGGCCCTTTTGGGAATGGTATATATTGCCAACAGCCACTTTGCGGTAAACAATGTTCGCCGTATTGATAAATTAAATAAAGAAGTAAAAGAATTACGATGGGAGTATAAATCGTTAAAGGCTGACCTCATGTTTAAAAGCAAATTAACAGAGGTTGCCAAAAAGGTTGATACCCTTGGGATAAAAGAACTCATTGAACCACCAAAAAAAATAATTGTTAAAAGCGATGAATATTAG
- a CDS encoding nucleotidyl transferase AbiEii/AbiGii toxin family protein, translating into MKIGHRKSIDIDMFCSVNFDGPLLAQHLINQYNAEIKRVKSNYVSGNIGVVAFHFICHNYPEIKPIEQIEGIRMMSVDDISAMKINAIVNSGQRVKDFIDIYYLLKIMSLKEILDNYCLKYPDVNTSMAKSSLSYHADIDLNVPVMLMDKTLKWKNIADCILLSVKNLH; encoded by the coding sequence TTGAAAATTGGGCATCGGAAATCTATTGATATAGATATGTTTTGTTCTGTTAATTTTGATGGACCCCTGTTGGCTCAGCATTTGATAAACCAATATAATGCAGAGATTAAACGTGTCAAATCAAATTATGTAAGTGGTAATATTGGTGTTGTTGCATTTCATTTTATCTGTCATAATTACCCTGAAATAAAACCAATTGAACAAATAGAAGGGATAAGAATGATGTCGGTAGATGATATATCCGCCATGAAAATAAACGCAATCGTAAATAGCGGGCAACGGGTTAAAGATTTCATAGATATTTACTATTTATTGAAAATAATGAGTTTAAAAGAAATATTAGATAACTACTGTCTAAAATATCCTGACGTAAACACATCTATGGCTAAATCATCTCTTTCTTACCATGCTGATATTGATCTAAATGTACCAGTTATGCTGATGGATAAAACCCTGAAGTGGAAAAATATTGCGGATTGTATTCTGTTGTCAGTTAAAAATCTTCACTGA
- a CDS encoding DUF6922 domain-containing protein codes for MAKEANKGVIVIQWKRFGGNELDIFTSLKGFCESFPSYNYNTLNNYLSKRKIPFENDEVKIERLPLITKMKKPDLPKTLFWDFDFEKIDWRRSYKTVIERVLDKGSQVEWEEMILFYGIENVLFSLKNEINYLNDITVDEVCKYFDLTEDALKCYTRKQLKQEHWI; via the coding sequence ATGGCTAAAGAAGCAAATAAAGGTGTAATAGTGATACAGTGGAAAAGGTTTGGTGGAAATGAATTGGACATTTTTACAAGTTTAAAAGGATTTTGTGAAAGCTTTCCGAGCTATAATTACAACACACTGAACAATTATCTTTCAAAAAGAAAAATCCCTTTTGAAAATGATGAGGTGAAAATAGAGCGTCTTCCGCTAATTACTAAGATGAAGAAACCAGATTTACCTAAAACACTTTTCTGGGACTTTGACTTTGAAAAAATTGATTGGCGGAGAAGTTATAAAACGGTAATTGAGCGTGTATTAGATAAAGGGAGCCAAGTCGAGTGGGAGGAAATGATCCTTTTTTATGGAATAGAAAATGTTTTATTTTCATTAAAAAATGAGATCAATTATCTCAATGATATAACGGTTGACGAGGTTTGTAAATATTTTGATTTAACAGAAGATGCCCTTAAATGTTATACAAGGAAACAGTTGAAGCAGGAACACTGGATCTGA
- a CDS encoding PepSY-associated TM helix domain-containing protein has translation MKSENQPKRLNWAKHQKRWFGKWHLYIGIIAGGIVAFVGLTGSILVFQDDIDRALNPELFEVVAQKQKLPVEKIVPLVRKNNPKLKIDYLFLGEVKNPNEAYSTTNLKTNEQTFINPYNGKISGKRIYTSSFIRVVTELHRTLLIPVAGRYICGLASLCLLILTISGLRLWIPKKWKQLKTVLTVRFKGSFKRQNYDWHNSLGFYSSPIVAILSLTGFSITFSTLVIPLLFLLSGKSPQGVAKLLGAKSAWHVQATPLPLTAIVGAAKEKMPNAYIGGIAFPADKMGTYRLDMVSGNLPKVGKREMLIVDQYTGKTLLNSRKDFPNVGNAYLSWLTPIHYGSFGGRPTQVIAVIAGLIPLALFITGFIIWWPRYKKQKKGKKKQLALDGQQEDSITDKALQPAKSKLPLPKLGRYFIIQFLSGLKYASVILPISLLMGALYGLPSGIIIQPAIFVVAFSCVMVCLNFICALLSEMFNILFLWPFKKGSHKVTRYFALSTAFLVCYLAVYMLLLNTGFEVF, from the coding sequence ATGAAATCAGAAAATCAACCCAAAAGATTAAACTGGGCAAAACATCAAAAAAGATGGTTTGGCAAATGGCATTTATACATTGGCATCATCGCCGGCGGAATTGTTGCTTTTGTTGGCCTTACCGGCAGTATTCTTGTTTTTCAGGATGATATTGACCGTGCTTTAAACCCTGAACTTTTCGAAGTGGTTGCCCAAAAACAAAAATTACCTGTAGAAAAAATTGTACCCTTAGTTAGAAAGAATAACCCAAAATTAAAAATAGATTATCTTTTCCTGGGCGAGGTCAAAAATCCCAACGAGGCCTATAGCACGACAAACCTTAAAACAAATGAGCAGACTTTTATCAACCCATATAATGGAAAAATAAGTGGAAAAAGAATTTATACCAGCTCTTTTATTAGGGTAGTTACCGAATTGCACAGAACTTTGCTTATTCCTGTTGCCGGCAGGTATATCTGTGGCCTGGCATCGCTCTGTCTTTTAATCTTAACCATTTCAGGGCTTCGTTTATGGATTCCAAAGAAATGGAAACAATTAAAAACGGTACTTACCGTGAGGTTTAAAGGTTCTTTTAAAAGACAGAATTACGACTGGCATAATTCGTTGGGCTTTTACTCCTCTCCCATTGTAGCAATACTGAGTTTAACGGGATTTTCGATTACTTTTTCTACGCTGGTTATACCGCTGCTGTTCTTATTGAGTGGAAAATCGCCACAGGGTGTTGCAAAATTATTGGGTGCAAAATCAGCATGGCATGTACAGGCAACTCCATTGCCGCTTACAGCTATTGTTGGTGCAGCAAAAGAAAAAATGCCCAATGCCTACATCGGCGGTATTGCCTTCCCGGCAGATAAAATGGGCACCTATCGCCTTGACATGGTTAGCGGAAACCTTCCGAAGGTTGGAAAACGGGAGATGCTGATTGTAGATCAGTATACAGGAAAAACTTTATTAAACAGCCGGAAGGATTTCCCGAATGTGGGCAATGCTTATCTGAGCTGGTTAACTCCGATCCACTATGGTAGTTTCGGTGGAAGGCCTACACAGGTGATTGCCGTTATTGCCGGTTTAATACCTCTGGCTCTTTTCATTACAGGATTCATTATCTGGTGGCCGCGTTATAAAAAGCAAAAGAAGGGAAAGAAAAAGCAATTGGCATTAGATGGGCAGCAGGAAGATTCTATAACTGACAAAGCCCTACAACCAGCAAAAAGTAAATTGCCCCTTCCAAAATTGGGAAGATATTTTATTATTCAGTTTTTATCAGGGTTAAAATATGCATCGGTTATTCTACCAATTAGTTTGCTAATGGGTGCCTTATATGGTCTTCCATCGGGCATTATAATACAACCTGCTATTTTTGTGGTGGCTTTTAGCTGCGTGATGGTCTGTTTGAATTTTATATGCGCTTTACTATCAGAAATGTTTAATATTCTATTTCTTTGGCCATTTAAGAAAGGGAGCCATAAAGTGACAAGGTATTTTGCCTTATCTACGGCATTTTTGGTATGCTATTTAGCCGTTTATATGTTACTGCTGAATACTGGATTCGAAGTTTTTTAG
- the mraZ gene encoding division/cell wall cluster transcriptional repressor MraZ, whose product MTQLLGEFDCKLDAKGRLMVPAALKKQLPNAENDGLIINRGFEKNLVIYPKQVWDAVVADLAKLNIYDQENRAFVRAFTRGATELSLDAAGRVLLPKSLVEYAGIGSDLVLACQLDRIEVWDKKSYEDIFDDVPANFASLAQKVMGDKKGGADGE is encoded by the coding sequence ATGACCCAACTTTTAGGAGAATTCGATTGTAAACTTGACGCAAAGGGCCGCCTTATGGTGCCAGCTGCGCTTAAGAAACAATTGCCTAATGCCGAAAATGATGGGCTCATTATCAACCGCGGTTTTGAGAAAAACCTGGTAATATACCCTAAGCAAGTTTGGGATGCTGTTGTGGCCGATCTTGCCAAGCTTAATATTTACGATCAGGAAAACCGTGCCTTTGTAAGGGCTTTTACGCGTGGGGCAACCGAGCTTTCGCTCGATGCAGCCGGCCGTGTGCTTTTACCTAAATCATTGGTGGAATATGCAGGTATTGGTAGCGATCTTGTGCTTGCCTGTCAATTGGATCGAATCGAGGTGTGGGATAAAAAATCTTACGAAGATATTTTTGATGATGTCCCGGCGAATTTTGCAAGCCTTGCTCAAAAAGTAATGGGTGATAAGAAAGGAGGTGCAGATGGCGAATAA
- a CDS encoding 3-keto-disaccharide hydrolase, whose protein sequence is MRKNIFLFGMGCMLIAAMPEKTFAAATAEPKRMQLAAEPADLIGRWDITVEVNGKPAPAWLEVKLSGVKTLVGYFVSTAGSARPVSEVKFADGKFKFEIPPQWESGTSNLMIDGNLTGTGIQGTMTDCNGKQYSWKGVKAPYLKRTAMPTWAKPINLFNGKDLAGWKASGQNQWIVKNGILTSPKTGSNLITEEKFNDFKLHVEFKYAKGGNSGTYLRGRYEVQIEDSKKDAHPNSVLFGGIYGFLSPNEMVTLGPDEWQSYDITLVGRLVTVVANGKTIISNQEIPGITGGALDSNEGEPGPIYLQGDHAPIEFRKIVITPAK, encoded by the coding sequence ATGAGAAAAAATATCTTTTTGTTCGGTATGGGCTGCATGCTAATTGCGGCTATGCCTGAAAAAACTTTTGCTGCAGCAACTGCAGAACCTAAGCGCATGCAACTTGCAGCCGAGCCTGCTGACCTGATAGGCCGCTGGGATATCACAGTTGAGGTAAACGGAAAACCGGCACCAGCCTGGCTCGAAGTAAAACTTTCTGGCGTAAAAACATTGGTGGGCTATTTTGTATCTACCGCCGGCAGTGCCCGTCCGGTTTCTGAAGTTAAATTTGCCGATGGAAAGTTTAAATTTGAAATCCCGCCACAATGGGAAAGCGGTACATCGAACCTCATGATCGATGGGAATCTGACAGGTACTGGAATCCAGGGCACAATGACCGATTGTAATGGCAAGCAATATAGCTGGAAAGGCGTTAAAGCTCCATATTTGAAAAGAACAGCTATGCCTACATGGGCCAAGCCGATTAACCTGTTTAACGGTAAAGATCTTGCAGGCTGGAAAGCCAGCGGGCAAAATCAATGGATTGTGAAAAACGGCATCCTTACCAGTCCCAAGACCGGGTCAAACCTCATCACTGAAGAAAAGTTTAATGATTTCAAACTCCATGTCGAATTTAAATATGCAAAAGGAGGGAATAGCGGGACATATCTTAGGGGCCGTTATGAGGTACAGATCGAAGACAGTAAAAAAGACGCCCATCCAAACAGTGTATTGTTCGGTGGTATTTATGGGTTTTTGTCGCCCAATGAAATGGTAACTCTAGGTCCGGATGAATGGCAAAGTTATGATATTACCCTTGTTGGCCGTTTGGTAACCGTAGTGGCCAATGGTAAAACCATTATCAGCAATCAGGAAATTCCGGGCATTACCGGAGGGGCATTGGATAGTAACGAAGGCGAACCAGGCCCGATTTATCTACAGGGCGATCATGCACCAATCGAATTCAGGAAAATCGTGATTACTCCTGCAAAATAA
- the rsmH gene encoding 16S rRNA (cytosine(1402)-N(4))-methyltransferase RsmH — MANNYHVPVMLQPCIDGLNIKPDGVYVDVTFGGGGHSKEILKHLGPKGRLIAFDQDPDAQANIPADERFVFIDQNFGFLKNNLRLKGFRQVDGILADLGVSSHQFDVPQRGFSIRHNADLDMRMDQHRDLTAAQILNTYTEDKLHKIFGIYGEVKNAKSLARAIVTSRLEQPFTDIDSLKSAIAAYIPKGKENKYLAQVFQALRIEVNAEIQVLEDFLQQAAEVLKPGGHLVVMSYHSLEDRPVKNFMAKGKFQGEVEKDFFGNQQKPFSVITRKAIIATDEEIARNNRARSAKLRIAEKI, encoded by the coding sequence ATGGCGAATAATTACCATGTTCCTGTGATGTTGCAGCCTTGTATTGATGGTTTAAATATTAAACCGGATGGGGTATATGTGGATGTTACTTTTGGTGGCGGAGGCCATTCTAAAGAAATTTTAAAGCATTTAGGTCCGAAAGGAAGGTTGATAGCCTTTGATCAGGATCCAGATGCGCAAGCCAATATTCCTGCTGACGAACGTTTTGTTTTTATCGATCAGAATTTTGGTTTTTTAAAAAATAACCTCCGTTTAAAAGGTTTCAGGCAGGTTGATGGTATTCTGGCTGATCTTGGTGTTTCATCACATCAGTTTGATGTACCACAACGTGGTTTTTCCATCCGTCATAATGCTGATCTGGATATGCGTATGGATCAACACCGCGATTTAACCGCTGCGCAGATCCTGAATACCTACACAGAAGATAAGCTGCATAAAATTTTCGGGATTTACGGGGAGGTAAAAAATGCAAAGTCATTGGCGCGTGCCATTGTAACCTCGCGTTTGGAGCAGCCTTTCACCGATATCGATAGTTTAAAATCGGCTATTGCAGCTTATATCCCGAAAGGAAAAGAAAATAAATACCTGGCGCAGGTTTTTCAGGCGCTGCGTATAGAGGTGAATGCTGAAATCCAGGTGCTTGAAGATTTTTTACAGCAAGCCGCTGAGGTGTTAAAGCCGGGCGGTCATTTGGTGGTGATGTCCTACCATTCGCTTGAAGACAGACCGGTTAAAAATTTTATGGCCAAAGGTAAATTCCAGGGCGAGGTGGAAAAAGACTTCTTCGGAAATCAGCAAAAGCCATTTAGTGTAATTACACGTAAAGCGATTATTGCCACTGATGAGGAAATTGCCCGCAACAACAGGGCCCGCAGTGCGAAACTTAGAATTGCAGAAAAGATATGA
- a CDS encoding beta-N-acetylhexosaminidase, with the protein MITKFLKISLALSVSYSICFAQRTQTKRLTSNHIIPKPLSVNATQGTFELKANTTFYYTKDALAPIGVFTALLKSSTGINFKATPLKNEKQGILFITSDTLNSLGNEGYHLKISPESIRVYAKTGAGIFNATQTLRQLLPSQIESKKNNKANWTIPCGEITDKPRYSWRGYMQDVSRTFYGVDVMRKYMDVMALYKLNVLHLHLTDDQGWRIEIKKYPKLTYKQTTVFDASSKQPAERSGFYTQEQIRELVKYAAARNIRIIPEIDVPGHSWPTVLAYPELGVNQNRKPDYIFPFLDSWSHWGNQFTPNTLDPTNEKVYEFLDGVFTELAQLFPAEYIHFGGDEVRHVLWEKEPHVQAFMKEKSLKNTNELQSYFVSRISAIIKQKGKKPIGWNDILSDAKNLTKETAIMSWLGDEAIADAAKNGFYAVATPTDPFYFDITQADRNDGTMSDLAYGNINSLEKVYNYEPETGLSPEEGKFVLGVQANQWTAITQELKDMNVQNFPRLLALAEIGWIPKGKRDLENFKGRLELNLNRLDALKIDYYKPSGYITGKWGPQQLGNDYQNLEWDVTKKTYSDGRIMAGFYYTSGANFMEIKKVELLENGKVVAQDEHPGIADKFRGTHKTKSFLYHLELNHYNPKAKYTLRAIVKGINGTDSNGNFTYNLSPYNRLNVVEPR; encoded by the coding sequence ATGATAACCAAATTCCTAAAAATTTCACTCGCGCTGAGCGTCAGCTATTCTATCTGCTTTGCCCAGCGAACCCAAACCAAGCGCCTGACTTCAAACCATATTATCCCAAAACCACTCTCGGTAAATGCCACTCAGGGGACATTTGAGCTCAAAGCAAACACAACATTTTATTATACTAAGGATGCGCTTGCACCAATCGGCGTATTCACCGCCTTATTAAAAAGCAGTACAGGCATTAACTTTAAAGCCACTCCCTTAAAAAATGAAAAGCAAGGCATCCTCTTCATTACATCTGATACCTTGAATAGCCTGGGCAATGAAGGCTATCACTTAAAGATCAGTCCAGAATCTATCCGGGTTTATGCCAAAACAGGAGCAGGGATTTTTAATGCCACGCAAACCTTAAGGCAGCTCCTGCCAAGCCAGATCGAAAGCAAAAAGAACAATAAAGCAAATTGGACGATCCCCTGCGGCGAAATTACCGACAAGCCCCGTTACAGCTGGCGCGGATACATGCAGGATGTAAGCCGAACTTTTTACGGCGTGGATGTAATGAGGAAATATATGGATGTAATGGCACTTTATAAATTAAATGTGCTCCACCTGCATTTAACTGACGATCAGGGCTGGAGGATCGAAATCAAGAAATACCCTAAACTTACTTATAAACAAACAACAGTTTTTGATGCAAGCTCAAAACAGCCTGCCGAAAGAAGCGGTTTTTATACCCAGGAACAGATCCGCGAGCTGGTTAAATATGCTGCAGCACGCAACATCAGGATCATTCCAGAAATTGATGTCCCGGGACATTCGTGGCCGACAGTACTGGCCTACCCTGAACTTGGGGTAAACCAGAACCGCAAACCCGATTATATCTTTCCGTTTTTAGATTCCTGGTCGCATTGGGGCAATCAGTTTACACCGAATACCCTGGACCCGACTAACGAAAAGGTTTACGAATTTTTGGATGGCGTATTTACCGAACTTGCCCAGTTATTCCCAGCAGAGTACATTCACTTTGGCGGTGATGAAGTGCGCCATGTGCTCTGGGAGAAGGAACCGCATGTGCAAGCTTTTATGAAAGAAAAATCGCTTAAAAACACCAATGAATTGCAAAGTTATTTTGTGAGCCGGATATCGGCCATTATCAAACAAAAGGGTAAAAAACCGATCGGCTGGAACGATATTTTAAGTGATGCGAAAAACCTGACGAAAGAAACGGCAATCATGTCGTGGTTGGGCGACGAGGCTATCGCCGATGCAGCGAAAAATGGTTTTTATGCAGTGGCTACCCCTACCGATCCTTTTTATTTCGACATTACCCAGGCCGACCGGAATGATGGCACGATGAGCGACCTCGCTTATGGCAATATCAATTCATTAGAAAAAGTATATAATTACGAGCCAGAAACCGGATTAAGCCCCGAGGAAGGCAAATTTGTTCTGGGCGTACAGGCCAACCAATGGACTGCGATTACCCAGGAGCTTAAAGACATGAACGTACAGAATTTCCCTAGGCTTTTGGCGCTTGCCGAAATCGGGTGGATCCCGAAAGGGAAACGCGATCTGGAAAATTTCAAAGGTCGCCTTGAACTAAATCTAAACCGCCTTGATGCACTAAAAATCGACTATTATAAACCCAGCGGATACATTACAGGAAAATGGGGACCGCAGCAATTGGGCAACGATTATCAGAACTTAGAATGGGATGTAACGAAAAAAACCTATTCCGACGGAAGGATTATGGCCGGCTTTTATTACACCAGCGGAGCTAATTTTATGGAGATCAAAAAAGTAGAGCTTTTGGAAAACGGAAAAGTGGTTGCACAGGATGAGCATCCAGGGATTGCCGATAAATTTAGGGGGACGCATAAAACCAAAAGCTTTTTGTACCATTTGGAACTAAACCATTATAACCCAAAAGCGAAATACACGTTAAGGGCCATTGTAAAAGGAATCAATGGAACAGACAGCAACGGAAATTTCACCTATAATTTAAGCCCTTATAATCGGTTGAATGTGGTTGAGCCGAGATAA
- a CDS encoding penicillin-binding protein, with amino-acid sequence MNIRANILLRVYLAFGLIVLFAFAVFLRLGQVQFVQGKKWKAMADSLSTRYVNVEATRGNIYSNDGSLLATSIPEYELRMDMFAGGIADSKVFDEKVDSLGFKLSQLFQDKTAKEYARYLRKGRQDSARYLLIHRKVGYADLKTIRTFPLYNIGKFSGGLIAVQQNKRILPFQALAARTIGYKNENVKNGVGLEGAYKEYINGETGKRLMQRIAGGVYIPVNEEAEVAPKDGADIISTIDVNMQDLAQSALEKQLIKSQADHGTVILMEVATGEIRAVANFSKVEEGVYKEKFNYAIAGNQDPGSTFKLASYMALLEDKLIDTNTMIGTGYYQIPGKLITDSHPKIETVTAKKAFETSSNAAIAKLINMHYGNDPIKFTDHLYDWHLNQKMDLQIPGEAMPVVKNPKTNRSWNKNMTLPQMAYGYEMQLTPLKMLTMYNAVANNGKMVAPIFVKEIRRLGNPIEQFKARVINDKICSDVTLSKIKKMLEGVVTEGSGKQVVYNPLYPIAGKTGTAQVADANKGYKANKQYQASFVGYFPADKPKYSLIVVINDPKGAYYGATVSGPVFREIADRIYASDMQMYNDMPTRLVGNTGNPPTKAGQSKATQKVYKAFGFKPLFASKSEYYNIIDTSAGTIFQENNERKGVMPNVSGMGLKDALYLLGNAGLKTKVLGSGKVVSQSIIAGTKVGKGVGVQIELN; translated from the coding sequence ATGAATATTAGAGCAAACATCTTGCTTCGTGTATATCTGGCATTTGGCTTAATTGTGCTTTTTGCTTTCGCGGTGTTTTTACGCCTCGGTCAGGTGCAGTTTGTACAGGGAAAAAAATGGAAAGCTATGGCAGATAGTCTTTCTACGCGCTACGTTAACGTAGAGGCTACCCGTGGGAATATTTATTCTAACGACGGCAGTTTATTAGCTACTTCTATACCGGAATATGAACTGCGTATGGATATGTTCGCTGGCGGTATTGCTGATAGTAAAGTGTTCGATGAAAAAGTGGATTCGCTGGGTTTTAAACTTTCGCAGCTTTTTCAGGATAAAACTGCTAAAGAATATGCCCGTTATCTTCGTAAAGGCCGTCAGGATAGTGCCCGTTACCTGTTGATCCACCGTAAAGTGGGTTATGCTGATCTTAAAACAATCAGGACTTTTCCTTTATATAACATCGGAAAGTTTAGTGGAGGATTAATCGCTGTTCAACAAAACAAGCGTATTCTTCCTTTTCAGGCTTTGGCTGCACGTACCATCGGTTATAAAAATGAGAATGTTAAAAATGGTGTAGGTTTAGAGGGGGCGTATAAAGAATACATTAACGGTGAAACCGGAAAGAGATTGATGCAGCGCATTGCAGGTGGGGTCTACATCCCGGTGAATGAAGAGGCGGAGGTGGCGCCAAAAGATGGTGCCGATATTATCTCCACCATTGATGTGAACATGCAGGATTTAGCGCAAAGTGCTTTAGAAAAACAGCTGATCAAATCGCAGGCCGATCACGGTACGGTGATATTGATGGAAGTGGCAACAGGCGAGATCCGTGCAGTGGCCAATTTTTCTAAAGTAGAAGAAGGCGTATATAAAGAGAAGTTTAATTATGCGATTGCGGGTAATCAGGATCCGGGATCAACCTTTAAACTGGCTTCATACATGGCACTTTTGGAAGATAAGCTTATTGATACAAATACAATGATCGGGACGGGATACTACCAGATCCCTGGAAAGCTGATCACAGATTCTCACCCAAAAATTGAAACAGTTACGGCGAAAAAAGCCTTTGAAACTTCTTCGAATGCTGCAATTGCAAAGCTGATCAATATGCACTATGGTAACGATCCTATAAAATTTACCGATCACCTGTATGATTGGCATTTGAACCAGAAAATGGACTTACAAATCCCTGGAGAGGCCATGCCGGTGGTTAAAAATCCTAAAACCAACAGAAGCTGGAATAAAAACATGACCCTTCCGCAGATGGCTTATGGTTATGAAATGCAGTTAACACCATTAAAGATGCTTACCATGTATAATGCGGTGGCTAATAATGGAAAAATGGTAGCGCCAATTTTTGTAAAAGAGATCAGAAGACTGGGTAACCCGATAGAGCAGTTTAAAGCTAGGGTAATCAATGATAAAATCTGTTCGGATGTTACTTTAAGCAAAATCAAGAAAATGCTTGAAGGGGTAGTAACGGAGGGTAGTGGAAAGCAGGTGGTTTACAATCCGTTATATCCGATTGCCGGTAAAACAGGTACTGCGCAGGTAGCTGATGCGAATAAAGGATATAAAGCCAATAAACAATATCAGGCATCTTTTGTAGGGTATTTCCCGGCTGATAAACCCAAGTATTCCCTGATTGTGGTAATCAACGATCCAAAAGGGGCTTATTATGGTGCTACAGTATCTGGTCCGGTGTTCAGGGAGATTGCCGACCGTATTTATGCCAGCGACATGCAGATGTATAATGATATGCCGACCCGTTTGGTTGGTAACACAGGTAATCCGCCAACAAAAGCAGGACAGAGCAAAGCTACTCAGAAAGTGTATAAAGCGTTTGGTTTTAAACCGCTTTTTGCTTCTAAATCGGAGTATTATAATATTATAGATACCAGTGCAGGAACAATTTTTCAGGAGAATAACGAACGTAAAGGTGTAATGCCAAACGTATCGGGGATGGGCCTTAAAGATGCATTATACCTTTTGGGTAATGCCGGTTTAAAAACCAAAGTTCTGGGGTCAGGAAAAGTAGTTAGCCAATCCATTATCGCCGGAACAAAGGTGGGTAAAGGAGTTGGTGTACAAATAGAGTTGAATTAA